The Pagrus major chromosome 24, Pma_NU_1.0 region GTGACGGGCTCAGAGACGAGGTGGTCCGACTCAGAGATTTACTGAAGGTATTCAGAGGAGGaagttgtgatgtcacttcctgtatcagtgtgatgtcacttcctgtacctgtgtgatgtcacaaacatCATCAGCTTCACTCACCTAAATGTTGACGAACACACTCGGGAGAGAGAAACGTTTGTTCTGATCCTCACTGAGCTGAACGAGGGCGCTGCCTCCACCTGTGTGATGTCACCACACGTCAGAACCTCCCACTGATCGGACTTTATTGATCACTGATGGTTTTCTCTCAAACAGAAACACGGAGTGGAAGTCTCCCCTGAGGTCTCAACCAATGGGGAGACGGGACGGGGcgaggatgaggatgatgtcAGCGCAGAATCTGTCGCCCGATTGGCTCAGGAGCCATCTcatggaggcagagagagcatGCTGGGTAAGAATATATTAAACCTGCATTCAGGTGAGAATGTTTGTCATCAGCACCTTCAGTTTTCACTGaatcaataattaataatcattaattattgtataataatataataactcTGAAACAAGATGGAAGCCGACTGtcagcagagaaacacaaaacttCACTAAGACTTTCATctttaaataaattgttttcatGTCAGCTTATTGAATTCAATCGATTTGTTCTGAATTATTACTGTTTATCTTATTTCTTGACTGTTTAAGACAAAGTAATCAAAGATCCATCAAACCTGAAATTTAGATTTAACTTGAGGATAAATGATGTCACGGTTATTAAGATAAATCAGGATTATTAAGATAAATCACGATTATTAAGATAAAGCACGATAGTAAGATACATCACGATTATTAAGATAAATCAGGATTATTAAGATAAATTACGATTATTAAGATAAATCACGATTATTAAGATAAATCACGGTTATTAAGATACATCACGATTATTAAGATACATCACGATTATTAAGATAAATCACGATTATTAAGATAAAGCACAATTATTAAGATACATCACGATTATTAAGATAAATCAGGATTATTAAGATAAAGCACGATTATTAAGATAAATCACGGTTATTAAGATAAAGCACGGTTATTAAGATAAATCATGATTGTGAGCCGAGATGATCacttttcaaatgtgaattATGAggtattaaaggaaaagttggACAATAAGTTGGGATTAAGAGGTTTTCAgtcatatttttgactttttaagaaaaatgaacaGTCGGTAAGTAAAGTTAAGTTTTGAGAAAACAATctttaattttaacatttaatctactttttcttttgaattcAGAAACTTAAGCTCAACACTtacaaacgtgtgtgtgtcagatctTGATGTGCGTTTGAATGTTTGAGTCTTTGATAATAAAACTAACTTTAATAACTAATCATTGAATAACTTCAATCAGCTGAGTGTCTAACacgtcctcgtcctcctgctgAACAGTCAAACAGGAAGTCTCCGTTAATTCTTCTGTGATCAGGATGTTGATTCTTCTCTCCTCCGGTCCGTTCGGCTTCATTCACACCTTCTTTTACATCTTTAACGAGTCGACTGCTCTTCGTCCTCCAATGTCTCCTTCATGATCTTTCAGGGAAAGTTGgagagcagcagccagcagagggcagcaaaCTCCCACCGGATGACATGAAGCGCGATCGCTGTTGGATCTATAAACGGTCACCAAACAGAATTTCCAGCAGCAAAACCAAACCCGGCGCTTTGAAACCAGTGAAGAGGTTGGATAAACCGGCCGGAGAGAGACGAGACAGAACCCAGAAACTTCCAGGCAGAACCGAAGGTGCAAGAAAACTACCAAGAAACAACGGAGATGAAAAGGAACCGAACAAGAACTTTCAGATCAGACAGGAAGGAAATCCTTTGTTTAGAGATGAAGGCGTTAAAAAACAgcagatgaaaaatgagccAGGAGCTGCGAGAAAAGCTGCCATCGCCCGACTGGCTGCTGAGGATCAGGACTTTAAAGGCAGGGCTGAACCTCAGAGTGAAGCTGGAGTGAAATCATGTGAAGCATCGAACCAGGACGAGCTTGTGACTCACGACTCTCCTGACAACCAGATATCTGTAACTCAGATGAGTCATGGAGGAACTCAGCTGTTAGTACATCCAACAGAAAATCAGTTTGTAGATTCAGTTTCAGCTGCTCGCAGAACTTCTGCTGAAAAAGTCTACAGATCCAGACTTGTTCCACCTCGACCCGCAAAAGACATGATCCTGGACAACAAGGCGGTCGTGTCGAGTCTCATGGCTGCTGCCGTGAGCTGCTGCCAAGATGGAGAATCATCCAGGAGTGTGAGCTGTTCACAGAGAGTGTCTGATATCACAGCGTTCCCCTCATCAGTGGACAGCTTGAGGGAAAATGAATGTGTTGATAAGACGGTTGAATTGGAAGGTGAACCGTGTGATGGACCAAGATTTGAAGACACAAAAGTTCTGACAGATTTAGTAGAAAACAGGACGGTGGTGATGGATAAGAGCTCTCAAAGTCAGATTCACAAGGCTGAATTAAGTTGCTGTGGTGTATCTGAAGGTCCGAGCCTTGAAACCAAACTGAAACCATCAGAACTTCATGACACAATCAGTGGAGGAACATCTGATTCACCTGAGAAGATTCAGAACTGGAGGACTTGTGAAGGTGAACCAGTTAGAGAAGCTGTTCAAATTCAAGACAAATTCTCTGAATGTGTTGAACGTTACAACCAGACAGAAACACCGGTGTCGTCGACTCCGGTGTCGTCGACTCTGTCCCCACTTGTCCCGGTGCAGATGTTGAAGGACTGGGGTGGTTTCGAACAGACGATTCAAAACATTCTGAGAGGGTTTGTTGAAAATCAAGGTTTTGCTGACGAAATCTTAAGAATTTTTCCTGCAGTGCCAGACTCTCTCAGCCAGTGGAtttcagaggtggaggagaagctgaagatCATCACAGAAAATGTGTCAGATCAGCCTGATGCAGCCGGTCCAAACAGAACATCAGAAGATCCAGAAAGTGTTGAACAGAGTTCTGCCGGACCTCCTGCATCCATCAAAGACCGTCCAGTGTCAGGGAGGTGTGAAGCAGCCTCTCTGGAGGTACGTCCTCAAATCAATGTCTCCATGAACTCAGGGAACATTTGTGTAGAAGTTCAAGATCCTCCAAACGATGACCAGGGAGCAACAGGAAGTACCTCAGACGCcatgttgtgtatttctgaCTTTCAGGTGGAGGTCACTGAATCCGCTCGGGTCGATTCTGTTGACGTCAAAGAAGAAAGGCAAAGTGATCCAATGATGCTGAGCTGCTCAGAGGATTTCATTCTGGTTGAATCTTACTTCGCTGAGTCTGAGTGTGATCAGGGTTTGATGGACTCATCGAGGAGTCAGGATGAAGTGGAGGAGAGACAGATTGTTCAGAGCTGCCATCTTGTTCCAGCTGATGAAGACGTTGAGGAGCAACAAAAAATCCGTCGAACGTTCTCGCCAAACTCTCACGTGGCTCAAAGTTCAAAGATCACACGACTCATAGAAACGACTGCGGATGAAATCAAGGCGATGGCTGTTCCAGAGTTAGTGGTGATGAGTTTACAACAAGGGAGAGCTGTCAACAAGTCAACATGGTGGACAGCCGAGGATCTGGAGGAGCCGTCAGCTGAAGACGTGGACAGCTGTGAGGAGGTTGACGAGGAGGCAACACAGCAACCGGCAACGCAACAACATTGTCAACCTGCGACGGAGGTTGTCATTGAAGATGTTAAAGTCATTCCGGTGGAGAGCGGCGTCAAACTCCAGAGAGGACGGAAGGGATTCAGtcaagacaaacacaacaccgACTGCAAGATTTCATGATTTCATGACGTCATCAGTgaagttaatttaacttaactCGTTAACTCAACCTGGCTGAAGATTTGAAGATCCACCTGTCAGAACCTCTGAAGCTCCCGGACCAACACTTTAAAGCTTGTTTGTGTAAAGTTGAAGTTAAAGGCTGTTTTATGGCCTTTTTCCTGTGGAACGTTGAAACAGGACAAGTGTGGATTCATGTCATTATAATGTTTTCGAtcagatcagctgtttcttATCATCATTTTATAAACATAAAGTCTTAAAATAAACCTACAGAGAAACGTTTTGAATCCTTCATGAGCCGACGTCTTCTGTCCGACAACACAAACGTCTGAGCTGAGCCAAGAAATAAAATCCTTTTATATGAATGATGTGTTCGTGTTCCTCTGGCAGCCATGTTGATTTATTCACTGTGTAGTTTATTATTATGATAAATCATATTATGATCAGCATGTGTCCAGTTGTTGAGACCTTCTTCAGTGAAATCAAACTTTACAGACGTTAGAAACtttattataaaacaaaacagaattatTTTGGGAAAAACTTGACAAGTGTTGAGTTTTAGAGTTCAACAAGTTGCTATGGCAGTTACAGCCTCCTTcagcggctaacgttagcatatAGCACACAGCCGCAGCAGACAGGAGTAACTGACTGAGGTACTGGGGATGTTTCAGTGGTTCACTTGTTTGTTCTGACACACAGCTGAACTTTTACTTTGTGTTCTgtgaataaacagaaacatgcCTCCATCTCACAGTCTGCCTGACTCATTTAGATCAGTGCATCATTGTGGCTCATAACgcattaatatttttatgtttaaattagACTCAACCTGAAAGAGCGTGTTGAACATAGCGAAGTAGCTGCTAACAAATCAACCAGTCACACAGGCAGCTACACctgatggaggacagagagaccaGCTgatcagtttatactgtttatatggtaaaaactgaagaagaaaCCATGTCAAAAACACTAGAACCtgtaaatttatatttttcattttaattgtaaGAAACCAACAAGAAAAGAGGAATGAATCAGTTAAAGAAGTTTAATGAAGGAACCAGACAGAACCAAGTCAACATGTGACCTGTTGTCTCGGTTCTGACCAACACTgcagcaaacagctgctaactTCTCATCCAGACTCAGAGCAGCCGGATCGTCACTCTGACAGTCATCACATGTTCATCAGAGTCACAGCTGTTTATTtcctgatgttgttgttgttgttctgtttgaCGGCCTCATgggggcagcagagagaagctgtgaactCAATTAACATGTTTGTAGAACTAAAAGAATATTTCTGACTGTAGCTTCAGACTCAAAGTGCAGCGTTGTAATAATTTACTGTCCATTAATATCATTAATGATCAGCAACTGCTACATTTCTTTTCATATACTGATCGGTCGGATCGACTCAGTCCAGATGGCTGCGCCGCAACAATCCAGTACTTTCATTGtctgttgattaatctgttgattactttcttgattaatcagttagttgTTCGTACAGAAGAGGATTAGGACCACTGtaaaaaaatgaggaaaaaaatacaaataaaaaaaatgtttaatgtttgttcTGTGCTACTAATCTTCTTTTTAGGTTTTGAttctaaaatgttgaaaactgtTGATggtgttttgtccacaacccaaagatcttcagttcaccgtcacagaggaggaaagaaactcCGCTCAAACTGATCAATGGATAATTAATATACttgattaattaaatatttgacAACAGATCAGTTGACGGTCGCAGCTCTTTCTGAACGGTTACAAGATGATCGAAGgaataatgaaagaaatgtcCTCAGTAAAGTCGAATCAGTATAATAAATGATTGATTATAGATCGTTCATACGTCGTCAGATGAAACTGTAGCTTTAATTCTGTGTGGTGCCTCATTGTTATGTCCTGTTGAGAAACAACATGATTATTGTCTTTTGTGGTTAAATGTTGTTTCAGAGCTGCGGCTGAAGAAGCTCtttgaagaaagagagagtttaCAGGATCAGGTGAGCTGACACTCAAACTGACGCTTGAAAACAGCCGTTTGAACGAAACGTCGATTCAACTTTAATCTGTCACATTAACGTTTGTGAGCAGGTGAAGCTGTTGAAGTCTCAGCTGGATCAGAGGCAGAAGAACGGGACAGACGGAGTCCAGAATCCAGAGGGGGGCGGGCTGGAGAACGGGATGGACTCTCATCTGCTGGACCTGCAGAGTGAGTCCTGTGACGCTGTCAGCCGTCTTCATCCTCATTATTTATGTTCTCATCTcgtcttctcctcctttttgtCTTTGACTGTTCCGTTGCCATCTTTACGTCTTcgatgtctttgttttctttgttttcatcatcttgtctttatttattttcagtgtcagtCTTTATCTTCAGCTTCATCTTCTAGTTTTCACCTGAAGCCTTTTTAACTGTCACGTTTGTCTCGTCTCCATCTTCAtcctgactttttctttctcctcatttGTCCTCATCTCCTGTCACAtctttttgtcttcttgttCTCTGAAACTTTTCTCTCGTCGTCTTTTTCCATCATGTGAAATTTTGAATCAAcatgtaaacaataaaattCCTAATGACACAAATATTTCTGTCATATATAAACAACTTTCATATCTTCAGTGTCATGatgtggttttattttctcCAGGAGACGCCAACAGACAAATGAGTGAGCTCAAGTTCAAACTGGTGAAGTCTGAACAGGAAGTCACCACTCTGGAACAAAATGTGAGAGTCACTGTGCTTCACCAAGAAAACAGCATCATCGGCATATATAGACATATTTCATCaaactgtgtgaaaaatgtaacttttggtgtttttgtttccatttacttacaaaaacttcacaaacaaaaccaaacccAAAAATTCTGTTCGTAGTAAAGCAGCTTCATGAAAGTAGTCGTACTGTCAAACTTCAACATTTATTCAGAGACatatttgttcttcatgtatTGAGGAACTCgaacatgattttattttttcttccacGTTGATGGTTTTGTTATTTGGGCCTGTTGATGCTGTTTCCTACTGAAACTCTAAAATATGAATCAAATCATTGAAATGAATTATTGTGAATGTTTCACAGGGTTCAGGGTCGGTGGAGGTAAAGACACTTCTGAAGTCTCACAGCTGTAACATCCACAACAGTTCATGTTTGAAAgcattatgaaataaatgagAGACAGttgaacacaaacagctgttCTGATGAGGAAAGAGGAAGTCGAGCGATAACACTGTGTTCATCAAGTAGAAGACGTCCTCTGACTCCGCCtcgttgttttgtttctgactCAGGTGATCCGACTGGAAGGTCAGGTGACTCGATACAAGTCGGCGGCAGAAAACGCCGAGAAGATCGAAGACGAgctgaaagtggagaagaggAAACTACAGAGAGAGGTTTGAGTTTAACTTACtaactgattttatttaacttattgATTGTTTGGCAAAAATATGTTTGTCCGTGACTGACAGAGTGAAGCAGTTACAGGATTGGTCCAGGCTGTTGAGAAGTGTTTCTTCATTGGTCGCTGACCTTTTAaccttttccttctccttctccttctcctcttctccttcttcttctccttctccttcttcttcttctccttcttcttcttcttctccttcttcttcttctccttctccttcttcttcttctccttcttctccttcttcttcttctccttctccttcttctccttcttcttcttcttcttcttctcgttcttctccttcttcttctccttcttcttcttcttctcctcctccttcttcttcttcttcttcttcttcttcttcttcttcttcttcttcttcttcttcttcttcttcttcttcttcttcttcttctcctcctcctcctcctcctcctcctcctccttcttcttcttcttcttcttcttcttcttcttcttcttcttcttcttcttcttctcctccttctccttcatttaaaatgtatacatgtatataaatCAAGTTAGAACCTGTGAATTGGATCCAGAGGATGTTGAAGCAGCCACATGTTTCCTGCTTCAGTcgttttcttctcctcttctgtcctgcAGCTCCGCTCGGCTCTGGACCGGATCGACGAGCTGGAGGCCAGTAACAACCACCTGTCCAAACGTCTGGAGAAGATGAAGGCCAACCGCAACGCCCTGCTGGCCCAGCAGTGACGCTGCGTCCTGGGACGGATCGACGTCCAGCAGtcctgacagagagacagacaatcAGCGCTTGTTTTTACTCCGCATGCAGCACCGGACGGGTGGAGTTAACTAAGctgcaaacaaaccaaaaactcaaaaaatcaatcaatcaatcaatcaatcaatcatggaCATGTGGAATGTAGCTCTACGATCCCGGTGCAGTGAACACAGACGGGTGGAGTTTATGGATCGTCACAGTGACCTCAACAAGTCGTCCGTCCTCCACTGAGAAGTAAAGACTCTTTACAGACGAACATCAAAGTGCTCGACGGGCCAGAACAAACTGAATTTACATCTTTAAAGAACGGAATAAATCTGACCCGCCTCCACCTTTAAAGTCCTGATGTGTTAAACTCCACCCGCCTGGCCCTCCTGGTGTCTAAAACAAACTCTACATCGACAGTCAGCTGCTCTGTCGGTGTGAACTGTGGCACTACCTCTCCTCCAACACACGGGGGCGCCGCCTCCCTCACGGACTTCACTACAGCAGGGAGACCGGACTGCACCGGATCGGTCCGGATCAGTCCGGGTCAGACTGGATCAGACTGGATCAGACCGGATCAGTCTGAATCAGACTGGAGCAGCCCGGATCAGACTGGATCAGACCGGATCAGTCTGAATCAGACTGGATCAGACTGGAGCAGTCCGGATCAGACTGGAGCAGTCCGGATCCGACTGGAGCAGTCCGGATCAGACTGGATCAGTCCGGATCAGACTGGAGCAGTCCGGATCCGACTGGATCAGACTGGAGCAGTCCGGATCAGACTGGATCAGTCTGGATCAGACTGGATCAGACCAGCAGCTGATTTTgaactttattttgtttcttggaggtttttgtttgtttgttgttatttttaaagtttggtgTTGGTTCTATGGTTCCATCTGTTTTGGTTCTATGGTTCCGTCTGTTTGGGTTCTGGGGTTTGGTGGGCTGGATGTTGCTGCCTGTTGACTGTAGATcagtttaaatcatttaaaggCATCAGATCCTTCAGGTGTGACAGTAAAGACCAGAGCAGACCAGCATCCAGCCCCACCCACCACGCTGACTGAGGAGGGCGTGGCCTCGTGTGCTCATGTACATATAGAGCAGGTGGAGACTCACCTGGATCACCTGGATCACCTGGATCACCTGGTTCAGGCACTCGGGATGTAAAATCACCAGCTTGTGAATGTCTGTCAGGACTCATCGCTAAGTGAATGAACACATGAGGAGGTTGTTTCCATGACAACCAACTCCTCGTTAAAGGCTTCAGTTTGTCTCCATGACAACCAGCTCcttgcacatttaaaacattgatGACGCAATAAAACTACTGTTCCTGAATGTAAGCAGAGCAGCAAACATCCTCAAGTTCTTCACCTGCAGGAGGACGGGACCGGGCCCAGATCGCCATGGTGACGGGGATCTGACTGATGTCGCCATGGTGACGGGGAGTAAGATTAGGTCGGAGTCGTTTGATCAACAAGGTTTAATACTTGATCTGTGTGAACTCTGATCTGATCAGAGGAGAACTTTAATGCATTTAATTGTGTCCTATTGATTAGGATGTGGGTTATCAATACAACATGATCAGGGGTTATTGATCAGTGTGACGGGTGTGAAAGGGGTTTGAGAAGCACGACAATAAACTGATGCAACATCTCAGTCCGACTGTTTGTTTATGACCAAGACTTCCTGCTCACAACCACCTGAACCCCATCAGACAGGTGACGCACCTGAACACCACAGAGTGACCTCACCATCAGACAGGTGACGCACCTGAACACCACAGAGTGACCTCACCATCAGACAGGTGACGCACCTGAACACCACAGAGTGACCTCACCATCAGACAGGTGACGCACCTGAACACCACAGAGTGACCTCACCATCAGACAGGTGACGCACCTGAACACCACAGAGTGACCTCACCATCAGACAGGTGacacacctgaacaccacaGAGTGACCTCACCATCAGACAGGTGacacacctgaacaccacaGAGTGACCTCACCATCAGACAGGTGACGCACCTGAACACCACAGAGTGACCTCACCATCAGACAGGTGACGCACCTGAACACCACAGAGTGACCTCACCATCAGACAGGTGACGCACCTGAACACCACAGAGTGACCTCACCATCAGACAGGTGACGCACCTGAACACCACAGAGTGACCTCACCATCAGACAGGTGACGCACCTGAACACCACAGAGTGACCTCACCATCAGACAGGTGACGCACCTGAACACCACAGAGTGACCTCACCATCAGACAGGTGacacacctgaacaccacaGAGTGACCTCAACATCAGACAGGTGACACACCTGAACAACGTTGTAAAAAGCACCTGAGCTGTGACGTGATTCAGGTGAAcgggaacaggaagtgacagcGTACAGGATCTGAAGCCTAAAgcagtttcaaaataaaacaaacagagttaaatgaaaaacaagcaaattaaaaacaaagtataaaaagtttaaaacatgaaaccaGATTGAGACTGTAACtggtccggtccggtccgggTCCCCTCAGGTCCACCATGTTGTCAGCCCTCACTGGTTAATGTATTCTGGTCAGGTCCGGGTCTCCTCAGGTCCACCATGTTGCCAGCCCTCTCTGGTTAATGTATTCTGGTCAGGTCCGGGTCTGGTTTCCCACGAGTCCGTCTGGGATCTGGTCCAACCTTCAGACCTCCAGTTAACCCCTCGCTGACTGAATGTTTTGTCTCAGCAGcgtctctctcactctgacGCTCATTTGCACCGTCtgacctgaatgcagcattaatGTGGTCGTCATGGTAACAGCCCTGTGCCTTGTGTCACTGAAAGGGACCgaggcagccaatcagaacacTTGTAGCCCCCCAGCAGAGAGTTAAAGGACACTTCAACGTCCAGAGTGAAACCAGTCCAGCTCTGGACAGGAAGCAGAGGATTCTGGGAAGACTGATCCCGTGGGACACCGAAGGAAACTCAGCTGATGTCAGGACGAGCCGTCGAAGTCCTGCAGTGGGCAGGAAGGGAACGCCGGCCCAcaggctcctcctcctcaccacacCTGTGACAGGTAACAGGaagcagctgtcaatcaaacacagcAATGACTCTCCTTAAAACAGTCAAATTTTACATGAAGTTTGGTTGAACGGATCTAATGTCAGTTTGTagcaaaagtcttttattttaaatgattcaacttttaaactattaaataaatataattaaaagtttatatgaatataatataaataacttaaatattaatttgttcTGGTTGTAATGAGATCAGAAAGTAAtaactcatttatttatttattatgtgaaCTTTATCTGAACGTTTactaaagaagaaaaatcttttaATTTATGAATTATTGATAAAGTTTATGTGGACAAGATGATAGCTGACAGACGTTAGTATTCATCAGGGTGGACACaatgagggaggagagaaagggaggaaacAAGGGAGGAAAcaagggaggagagaagggaggaaacaagggaggagagaagggaggaaacAAGGGAGGAAAcaagggaggagagaagggaggaaacaagggaggagagaagggaggaaacaagggaggagagaagggaggaaacaagggaggagagaagggaggaaacAAGGGAGGGAATGAGGGAGGAAGGTAGTGAAGAATGCATGAAAACAGTTTGACCTCTGACTTCTGACACAGGATGAAGCCATACAGGAAGTGGCTGCTGGTGCTCCTGCTGGCCtggctcctcctcttcctgtccctGCTCTGTCACTTCCTGGACCTCACCTCCCGGCTGCCTCGGCCCGGACTTAGCAGGACTGAAACCCGCCGCCTGGTCTCTGCTCAGCGGGGGGCCCTGAGACCTGCTGGATCTTCAGAGAaggactggaggaggagaaggactgACTTCAGGTCCAGATCTGAGGACTACTACAGGTCCAGGTCTTTGGAAATCCTGCAGAGACTCTGGACCGGGAACCTGACGGTGGAGATGCTGAGTCCTCGTCTGCAGAAGGTCCTGAAGGTCCAGCTGAGCTCCAACAGGCACCAGGTGACGTACCAGGGGCCACGGGGGGACCGCAGGTCTGGTCTGCAACTGTACTgtgagctgaagaggaggacCAGGATCCGGACTGTGGACGGGACCCAGGAGCCGTTCTCTGGTCTGGGCTGGGCCCGGCTGGTGCCTTCGCTGCCCCTGCAGGAACTCTGGACGTCTCGGTATCAGAGCTGCGCCGTGGTGACGTCAGCTGGAGCCGTCCTCAACTCATCGCTGGGGAGGGAGATCGGTGAGTCCACATACAGGACTGGGGGGTCCAACCTGAGGGTCAGGACCCATAGACGGGTCAGATTACAGGACCTTTACACTGTTTTCTACAGTCAGAGCCCACAACCTCACCAgtactttctttctttgtgttaaaacaccacctttttaaaatatgagCTCTGTCGGAGCAGGTGTgactctgctgccccctgctggtgaaTATTATTTACTCTGTGGTGTTTGATCTTGAatctatttgttgtttttattgtattttcactttgtttgaCTGTGAAGCACTTTACAGAAATAAACTTTACTTGCTCGATTAAACAAAACTGACTCAaagtccacttcctgttcctctcctcctggACTCAGATTCCCACGATGCAGTTCTTCGCTTCAACGCCGCCCCCACCAAAGGCTTCGAGAGGGACGTGGGGACCAAGACCACAATCCGCATCATCAACTCGCAGGTACAGACTCCGCCCACTGTCCTCACCCTTCTGTTGTTGTTCAACACCCCTGAACCACTTAGTACAGTCCACCCCCTGCTCCTAGTAATGCAGGTGGAatcttccacttcctgtttgacacCTGGAGCACACAGAACAGTCGCTTGGTACCTGCTGCTGAAAACTTCAACAAAtgtacattcattcattcatacatctGTAGTTAACACCTCTGTGTCCTCACTTCCATGGACCAAGGAAGTGAGGACACAGAGGTGTTGTGCTCACAGATGTATGTGTGGCATCATGGGAGTTCTCTGAGATGTTGACAGATGAGGGGaagtttcaaagttttattcacgttatgtttcGTCTTGTTCTCCGACTCTACAGAACAATACAGAACAACCCTCGAGGCAGAGTCCGGTTCTGCttgaggtttctgcctgttaaaggcagttttttctctcctctgtcaccaGGTGCTGCTCAAGTGTTGGTCTCTGTAGATGAATTAATCAAGGTGTTTGGTTTAGACCTGCTTAAtctggaaagtgtcatgagatgagttttgttgttaattatgaaatgaacaaataaagattgattaattgaatgatgaTGTAATGAGCCTTCATCATCCAACATTAACTCAAAGATGTGACAGTGATGACCTACAACATCTTTAAAACTTTGTCACATCCTCACACTTCAATAAAAGTTCAGTTGCTGATGGTTCATCGACCCATAACCCCCTGCTTCCATCTCTGAGGAACCACGGGAGGGGACACggccccctccctctcccacgACTGCAGGACTGAGGCTCCAGGTACTGGC contains the following coding sequences:
- the lrrfip1b gene encoding uncharacterized protein lrrfip1b isoform X4, which translates into the protein MGTQGPGRKRIPNREKLTAEDDALNQIAREAEARLAAKRAARAEAREIRMKELEKQQKEMSDDEERMSVGSRGSFRPSDYSGFLGSSSRASSRASSARASPVVEERPDRDFLDKGSRTASTLSAATLASLGGASSRRGSCDTSFSVETEASIRDMKDSLAEVEEKYRKSMVSNAQLHNEKSTLMYQVETLKEELSDMEELLWESRRHCDNTSKELERERQAHSVLQFQFTEMRETLRQTEELLTALERQKEISDMVRVERDGLRDEVVRLRDLLKKHGVEVSPEVSTNGETGRGEDEDDVSAESVARLAQEPSHGGRESMLGKVGEQQPAEGSKLPPDDMKRDRCWIYKRSPNRISSSKTKPGALKPVKRLDKPAGERRDRTQKLPGRTEGARKLPRNNGDEKEPNKNFQIRQEGNPLFRDEGVKKQQMKNEPGAARKAAIARLAAEDQDFKGRAEPQSEAGVKSCEASNQDELVTHDSPDNQISVTQMSHGGTQLLVHPTENQFVDSVSAARRTSAEKVYRSRLVPPRPAKDMILDNKAVVSSLMAAAVSCCQDGESSRSVSCSQRVSDITAFPSSVDSLRENECVDKTVELEGEPCDGPRFEDTKVLTDLVENRTVVMDKSSQSQIHKAELSCCGVSEGPSLETKLKPSELHDTISGGTSDSPEKIQNWRTCEGEPVREAVQIQDKFSECVERYNQTETPVSSTPVSSTLSPLVPVQMLKDWGGFEQTIQNILRGFVENQGFADEILRIFPAVPDSLSQWISEVEEKLKIITENVSDQPDAAGPNRTSEDPESVEQSSAGPPASIKDRPVSGRCEAASLEVEVTESARVDSVDVKEERQSDPMMLSCSEDFILVESYFAESECDQGLMDSSRSQDEVEERQIVQSCHLVPADEDVEEQQKIRRTFSPNSHVAQSSKITRLIETTADEIKAMAVPELVVMSLQQGRAVNKSTWWTAEDLEEPSAEDVDSCEEVDEEATQQPATQQHCQPATEVVIEDVKVIPVESGVKLQRGRKGFSQDKHNTDCKIS
- the lrrfip1b gene encoding uncharacterized protein lrrfip1b isoform X2, with the translated sequence MGTQGPGRKRIPNREKLTAEDDALNQIAREAEARLAAKRAARAEAREIRMKELEKQQKEMSDDEERMSVGSRGSFRVEERPDRDFLDKGSRTASTLSAATLASLGGASSRRGSCDTSFSVETEASIRDMKDSLAEVEEKYRKSMVSNAQLHNEKSTLMYQVETLKEELSDMEELLWESRRHCDNTSKELERERQAHSVLQFQFTEMRETLRQTEELLTALERQKEISDMVRVERDGLRDEVVRLRDLLKKHGVEVSPEVSTNGETGRGEDEDDVSAESVARLAQEPSHGGRESMLGKVGEQQPAEGSKLPPDDMKRDRCWIYKRSPNRISSSKTKPGALKPVKRLDKPAGERRDRTQKLPGRTEGARKLPRNNGDEKEPNKNFQIRQEGNPLFRDEGVKKQQMKNEPGAARKAAIARLAAEDQDFKGRAEPQSEAGVKSCEASNQDELVTHDSPDNQISVTQMSHGGTQLLVHPTENQFVDSVSAARRTSAEKVYRSRLVPPRPAKDMILDNKAVVSSLMAAAVSCCQDGESSRSVSCSQRVSDITAFPSSVDSLRENECVDKTVELEGEPCDGPRFEDTKVLTDLVENRTVVMDKSSQSQIHKAELSCCGVSEGPSLETKLKPSELHDTISGGTSDSPEKIQNWRTCEGEPVREAVQIQDKFSECVERYNQTETPVSSTPVSSTLSPLVPVQMLKDWGGFEQTIQNILRGFVENQGFADEILRIFPAVPDSLSQWISEVEEKLKIITENVSDQPDAAGPNRTSEDPESVEQSSAGPPASIKDRPVSGRCEAASLEVRPQINVSMNSGNICVEVQDPPNDDQGATGSTSDAMLCISDFQVEVTESARVDSVDVKEERQSDPMMLSCSEDFILVESYFAESECDQGLMDSSRSQDEVEERQIVQSCHLVPADEDVEEQQKIRRTFSPNSHVAQSSKITRLIETTADEIKAMAVPELVVMSLQQGRAVNKSTWWTAEDLEEPSAEDVDSCEEVDEEATQQPATQQHCQPATEVVIEDVKVIPVESGVKLQRGRKGFSQDKHNTDCKIS